A stretch of the Anaerolineae bacterium genome encodes the following:
- the hrcA gene encoding heat-inducible transcription repressor HrcA, with translation MTPKRRTTRPDGLTERQRLILALVVGEHIASAQPVGSKHLVTKYRLSVSAATVRNELARLTRLGYLRQPHASAGRVPTEKGYRTFVTELMGRVDLPAEVKHTIAHQFGQVRQDMEAWMRLAASVLARQSRMAALVTAPHPEEVRYQHVELVALYGRRILMVLVLASGEVRQQILVLSEPVPQARLRAVADRLNAYCADKTWEELAILPTPADALEADILLLVRREMEAVQQDWTEDLVHDGLAQVLNEPEFGESEAARRTLRLIEERTLLEQLFRRMVATTEVGGVQVLIGGENTWEELRDCAIVLARYGVSGVATGMLGVVGPMRMAYSRTIPTVRYVAHVLTDLVSDTLLDEPTAEEGREDGEEKAQAV, from the coding sequence CGGCTCCAAGCACCTGGTGACCAAATACCGCCTGAGCGTCAGCGCGGCCACGGTGCGCAACGAGTTGGCGCGCTTGACCCGTTTGGGGTATCTCCGCCAGCCCCATGCTTCGGCGGGCCGTGTGCCCACCGAAAAGGGCTACCGCACCTTCGTCACCGAGTTGATGGGCCGGGTAGACCTGCCGGCCGAGGTCAAACACACCATCGCTCATCAGTTCGGCCAGGTGCGCCAGGACATGGAGGCCTGGATGCGCCTGGCGGCCTCGGTGTTGGCCCGTCAGTCCCGCATGGCGGCCCTGGTCACCGCGCCGCATCCCGAAGAGGTGCGCTACCAGCATGTGGAACTGGTGGCCCTTTACGGCCGACGGATCCTCATGGTGCTGGTGCTGGCCAGTGGGGAGGTGCGCCAGCAGATCCTGGTGCTCTCCGAGCCGGTTCCCCAGGCGCGGTTGCGGGCCGTGGCCGACCGCCTCAACGCCTATTGCGCCGACAAGACCTGGGAGGAGTTGGCTATCCTGCCCACCCCGGCCGATGCCTTGGAGGCGGACATCCTGCTCCTGGTGCGCCGGGAGATGGAAGCGGTGCAGCAGGACTGGACCGAGGACCTGGTTCACGACGGGCTGGCCCAGGTGCTCAACGAGCCGGAGTTCGGCGAGTCGGAGGCCGCGCGCCGGACCTTGCGCCTCATTGAAGAACGCACCCTCCTGGAGCAACTGTTCCGCCGGATGGTCGCTACCACCGAGGTGGGCGGGGTGCAGGTGCTCATCGGCGGTGAAAACACCTGGGAGGAGTTGCGCGACTGCGCCATCGTGCTGGCGCGCTACGGCGTCTCGGGCGTGGCCACGGGGATGCTGGGTGTGGTGGGGCCAATGCGCATGGCCTACAGCCGCACCATTCCCACGGTGCGTTATGTGGCGCATGTGTTGACGGACCTGGTGAGCGACACATTGCTTGACGAACCCACAGCAGAAGAGGGAAGGGAAGATGGCGAAGAGAAAGCGCAGGCAGTCTGA